One region of Sander vitreus isolate 19-12246 unplaced genomic scaffold, sanVit1 ctg424_0, whole genome shotgun sequence genomic DNA includes:
- the LOC144514053 gene encoding serine/threonine-protein kinase Nek5-like isoform X1 translates to MMQEEFSHTVLHRNRAAVASSQAAKTRAGAAEKRQTCRAAERPGGAVKRAARPDWRVYTPTPCRPLHQRAAEREAAAQQKERFNGQQPVGHYRDLYAQLDALQRRNILPPPPPLPPPPPLQERERERCEEHTVEPYQLVAAARDEYLQRRHEANQYKLRAEKQLGLRPCTAERNRKPSGQEQEVGQPEHQHAPQDRRQEGQQEYLRQLDVIRQQYHQEMRQMRLRAEVQPQPQHKQGTFVVEKPRDPEPSADSEEQQRAPPAQDMEAALRKIREENREQRRALERKHQDKKGIMFEIRLDEEGMKGDEEREEEEEEGREEGMKKEGGGRQTEEEEVDPLNQALSFQEGEELKLRDWSEMRRGWSQRTPQTLLDALADMDVNSAYNTAEIGGEQGGEVEGRRQWTDDPPNTLLNALGQAELTSSTLDSETADSEAEKDRAEEEEEDSDVEMDEERLEPRSDDDDTNFEESEDELREAVADSMNNLFLMEDESSDEAERPEERAVAVAADGTEENEGGGAESTAESRQIQQQQAEDSRAGVGSSEPEDGDAQTTTRLK, encoded by the exons atgatgCAGGAGGAGTTCAGTCACACGGTGCTGCATCGAAACAGAGCTGCAGTAGCGTCGTCTCAGGCGGCTAAAACGAGAGCAGGAGCAGCAG agaagagacagacgtgcagagcagcagagagaccGGGGGGCGCCGTGAAGAGAGCTGCAAGACCTGACTGGAGAGTCTACACCCCGACCCCCTGCAGA CCTCTTCATCAACGAGCCGCGGAGAGAGAAGCCGCAGCGCAGCAGAAAGAAAG GTTTAATGGACAGCAGCCCGTCGGCCATTATCGGGACCTCTACGCCCAGCTGGACGCCCTTCAGAGGAGGaacatcctccctcctcctcctcctcttcctcctcctcctcctcttcaggagagagagagggagcgatgTGAAGAGCACACTGTGGAACCGTACCAGCT TGTTGCTGCAGCTCGTGATGAATACCTGCAGAGGAGACACGAGGCCAACCAGTACAAGCTGAGAGCAGAGAAACAGCTG GGTCTGCGTCCGTGTACGGCTGAGCGCAACAGGAAGCCCAGCGGTCAGGAGCAGGAAGTGGGACAACCTGAACACCAACATGCACCTCAGGACAGGAGGCAGGAGGGACAGCAG gaataCCTGCGTCAGCTGGACGTTATCAGACAGCAGTACCACCAGGAGATGAGACAGATGAGGCTGAGAGCTGAGGTACAG CctcagccacaacacaaacaaggaACCTTTGTGGTGGAGAAACCCAGAGACCCAGAACCTTCTGCAGACAGCgaagagcagcagagagctCCTCCTGCACAG GACATGGAAGCAGCTCTGAGGAAGatcagagaggagaacagagaaCAGAGGCGAGCACTGGAGAGGAAACACCAAGACAAG AAAGGGATTATGTTTGAGATCCGGTTGGATGAGGAAGGGATGAAAGGGGacgaagagagggaggaagaggaagaggagggaagagaggaagggatgaagAAAGAGGGCGGTGGAAGACAAACAGAGGAAGAG GAAGTGGACCCTCTGAACCAAGCTCTGAGCTTCCAGGAGGGGGAGGAGTTGAAGCTCAGGGATTGGTCGGAGATGAGGAgggggtggagccagaggaCTCCTCAGACTCTGCTGGACGCGCTCGCCGACATGGACGTCAACTCCGCCTACAACACCGCCGAGATCGGGGGGGAACAAG gtGGGGAGGTGGAAGGTCGCAGGCAGTGGACCGACGACCCCCCCAACACCCTGCTGAACGCTCTCGGTCAGGCTGAACTCACATCATCAACTCTGGACTCAGAGACCGCAG ATTCAGAGGCAGAGAAGGACAGagcagaagaggaagaggaggactcTGATGTGGAGATGGATGAAGAGCGTCTGGAGCCGAGATCAGACGATGACGACAC GAACTTTGAGGAGTCGGAGGACGAGCTGAGAGAAGCGGTGGCCGACTCCATGAACAACCTGTTTCTGATGGAGGACGAGAGCTCTGACGAGGCGGAGCGCCCGGAGGAGAGGGCGGTGGCGGTGGCGGCCGACGGGACGGAGGAGAACGAGGGCGGAGGCGCGGAGAGCACAGCAGAGTCTCGACAGATCCAACAACAGCAGGCCGAGGATTCACGGGCAGGCGTCGGTTCGTCTGAGCCTGAAGACGGAGACGCTCAGACGACCACACGACTAAAGTAA
- the LOC144514053 gene encoding serine/threonine-protein kinase Nek5-like isoform X2, whose translation MMQEEFSHTVLHRNRAAVASSQAAKTRAGAAEKRQTCRAAERPGGAVKRAARPDWRVYTPTPCRPLHQRAAEREAAAQQKERFNGQQPVGHYRDLYAQLDALQRRNILPPPPPLPPPPPLQERERERCEEHTVEPYQLVAAARDEYLQRRHEANQYKLRAEKQLGLRPCTAERNRKPSGQEQEVGQPEHQHAPQDRRQEGQQEYLRQLDVIRQQYHQEMRQMRLRAEPQPQHKQGTFVVEKPRDPEPSADSEEQQRAPPAQDMEAALRKIREENREQRRALERKHQDKKGIMFEIRLDEEGMKGDEEREEEEEEGREEGMKKEGGGRQTEEEEVDPLNQALSFQEGEELKLRDWSEMRRGWSQRTPQTLLDALADMDVNSAYNTAEIGGEQGGEVEGRRQWTDDPPNTLLNALGQAELTSSTLDSETADSEAEKDRAEEEEEDSDVEMDEERLEPRSDDDDTNFEESEDELREAVADSMNNLFLMEDESSDEAERPEERAVAVAADGTEENEGGGAESTAESRQIQQQQAEDSRAGVGSSEPEDGDAQTTTRLK comes from the exons atgatgCAGGAGGAGTTCAGTCACACGGTGCTGCATCGAAACAGAGCTGCAGTAGCGTCGTCTCAGGCGGCTAAAACGAGAGCAGGAGCAGCAG agaagagacagacgtgcagagcagcagagagaccGGGGGGCGCCGTGAAGAGAGCTGCAAGACCTGACTGGAGAGTCTACACCCCGACCCCCTGCAGA CCTCTTCATCAACGAGCCGCGGAGAGAGAAGCCGCAGCGCAGCAGAAAGAAAG GTTTAATGGACAGCAGCCCGTCGGCCATTATCGGGACCTCTACGCCCAGCTGGACGCCCTTCAGAGGAGGaacatcctccctcctcctcctcctcttcctcctcctcctcctcttcaggagagagagagggagcgatgTGAAGAGCACACTGTGGAACCGTACCAGCT TGTTGCTGCAGCTCGTGATGAATACCTGCAGAGGAGACACGAGGCCAACCAGTACAAGCTGAGAGCAGAGAAACAGCTG GGTCTGCGTCCGTGTACGGCTGAGCGCAACAGGAAGCCCAGCGGTCAGGAGCAGGAAGTGGGACAACCTGAACACCAACATGCACCTCAGGACAGGAGGCAGGAGGGACAGCAG gaataCCTGCGTCAGCTGGACGTTATCAGACAGCAGTACCACCAGGAGATGAGACAGATGAGGCTGAGAGCTGAG CctcagccacaacacaaacaaggaACCTTTGTGGTGGAGAAACCCAGAGACCCAGAACCTTCTGCAGACAGCgaagagcagcagagagctCCTCCTGCACAG GACATGGAAGCAGCTCTGAGGAAGatcagagaggagaacagagaaCAGAGGCGAGCACTGGAGAGGAAACACCAAGACAAG AAAGGGATTATGTTTGAGATCCGGTTGGATGAGGAAGGGATGAAAGGGGacgaagagagggaggaagaggaagaggagggaagagaggaagggatgaagAAAGAGGGCGGTGGAAGACAAACAGAGGAAGAG GAAGTGGACCCTCTGAACCAAGCTCTGAGCTTCCAGGAGGGGGAGGAGTTGAAGCTCAGGGATTGGTCGGAGATGAGGAgggggtggagccagaggaCTCCTCAGACTCTGCTGGACGCGCTCGCCGACATGGACGTCAACTCCGCCTACAACACCGCCGAGATCGGGGGGGAACAAG gtGGGGAGGTGGAAGGTCGCAGGCAGTGGACCGACGACCCCCCCAACACCCTGCTGAACGCTCTCGGTCAGGCTGAACTCACATCATCAACTCTGGACTCAGAGACCGCAG ATTCAGAGGCAGAGAAGGACAGagcagaagaggaagaggaggactcTGATGTGGAGATGGATGAAGAGCGTCTGGAGCCGAGATCAGACGATGACGACAC GAACTTTGAGGAGTCGGAGGACGAGCTGAGAGAAGCGGTGGCCGACTCCATGAACAACCTGTTTCTGATGGAGGACGAGAGCTCTGACGAGGCGGAGCGCCCGGAGGAGAGGGCGGTGGCGGTGGCGGCCGACGGGACGGAGGAGAACGAGGGCGGAGGCGCGGAGAGCACAGCAGAGTCTCGACAGATCCAACAACAGCAGGCCGAGGATTCACGGGCAGGCGTCGGTTCGTCTGAGCCTGAAGACGGAGACGCTCAGACGACCACACGACTAAAGTAA